GGATTTCAGCCTCTTGATGGCGAAATATAGTACCATGATTTCACGCTAAAACCTTCAACGAGTGGTGATCATTGAGTGGCGATCACTGATGGAAGTTTGGCTGTCAATGAGGAATGTGGTGAGGAATCTTCATGTATAAAGTGATGATCGTTGAAGATGATTTGACGATTGCGCGAGCGATCAAAGATCATCTATGCAAATGGGATTATGACGTGACCTATGTCACCGATTTTAAGAATATTACGGAACAGGTGATTCGCTTTCTTCCCCATCTGGTGCTATTGGATGTGGTGCTTCCGTTTTTTAACGGTTTTTACTGGTGCGGCGAAATCCGCAAGATCTCTAAAGTGCCGATCATCTTCATCTCCTCCGCCGGTGACAATATGAACATCGTGATGGCCATCAATATGGGCGGGGATGATTTTATCGTCAAGCCTTTTGATTTAAATGTACTAACCGCAAAGGTGGGAGCGCTGATGCGGCGGACTTACTCTTTTCAAGGGCAAATCAATGTCATCGAACATCGCGGCATCCTCTTAAACCTAAGCGATGCGACGCTCATCTATCGGGATCAAAAAATCGAGTTGACGAAGAATGAGTTTAAGATTCTGCAGCTGCTGATGGAGAACATCGGGAAAGTGGTTTCCCGCGAGGAGATCATGCAACGTCTATGGGAGAATGATGCCTTTGTTGACGACAATACCTTGACCGTAAACATCGCCCGCCTGCGGAAAAAGCTGGCGGAATCCGGGCTTGACCATTTCATTACAACCAAAAAAGGGCTTGGATATATGGTGGAGTGATATGAAGGAATGGATAAGCATCGTAGGCGCCTATTTGAAAGGGAATAGAATCAATCTCATCGTCATCCTGGCTTCGTACGGCATCTTTCTCTTGGTCTTCTCCCTCTATGCCTTGCCTTTCGAAGCGGTCGGTTATGCCGTCCTCCTCACCACCGTTTTTCTCATCATCATCGGGAGTGTTCACTTGATCTCCTTTTACAGGAAACATATCATCCTTACCAAATTAAGAAACAGCATCGCGATGACCGATGTTCGATTCCCCCTTGCCAGAGACCTGATTGAAAAGGATTATCAAGAATTGGTTCATATTCTGGACCAAAAACGAACGGAGATGATGAGTGAAAAGGAGAAGGCTTTTGCCGAGATGGTGGATTACTACACCACCTGGGCGCATCAGATTAAGACGCCCATCGCGGCAATGCGGCTCCTTCTGCAGTCGGAGCCATCCGACGCCAATCAGGAGCTTTTGGACCAGCTCTCCAAAGTGGAGCAGTATGTGGAAATGGCTCTTCAATATATGCGGATGGAAAATATGAGTGGGGACCTCCTCTTCAAAAGGTATCCCCTGGATGATCTCGTAAAGCAGGCGGTAAGGAAAACTTCAAAATCCTTCATCCGCAAAAAAATAAAGCTGAACTATGAACATGTAAACCGCCCGGTGCTGACGGACGAGAAGTGGCTCGTTTTCGTCATCGAGCAGATCTTGTCCAATTCCCTGAAATATACCCCTGAAGGGGGAGAGATCTCCATTTATGTGGAGGATTCACCCCTTACCTTGGTGATCGAAGATACGGGCATCGGCATTGAGGAAGAGGATTTGCCGCGGGTATTTGAAAAGGGCTTTACCGGGTATAACGGACGGTTGGATAAGAAATCGACCGGTATCGGCCTATATCTGTGCAAGCGGATTTTGGACAAACTTAACCATACGATCCGGATCGAATCGGCGGTCGGCAGAGGAACCAAAGTGAAGATCGGACTTGATCATCCGGATATCCTGGCCGAATAAGGGAAGCTTACCAAAATGTAAGTTTGGGAGAGAAAATGTAAGCCGAAGAAAGGGCGAAGCATTTTCTCTTTTTGCTATAATGGGCGCGACGATCAATCGTGGAGGGAGAGACATGTCACTGTTGGAGGTTCGTAACTTAAAGAAAATCTATACTACCCGCTTTGGAGGAAATCCCGTTCTTGCCCTTTCCAACGTCTCCTTTTCGGTGGAGCAGGGGGAGTATGTGGCGATCATGGGGGAGTCGGGCTCGGGGAAGACAACCCTGCTCAATATGATTGCGGCCCTCGATAAACCCACCGGCGGAGAGATTCTGCTCAATGGCAAAAGCATCCTCTCCATCAAGGAAAAGGAGATCTCTGCCTTTCGGCGCGACCATTTAGGCTTTGTATTTCAAGACTTTAATCTGCTCGATACCTTCTCGATCCAGGATAACATCTTCTTGCCCCTGGTATTGGCAGGGAAAACCTATGAGGAGATGAATGCACGGCTTGCGCCCATCGCGAAGAAGCTCGGAATCAGCGATATCCTTATGAAATACCCTTATGAGGTTTCCGGGGGTCAAAAGCAAAGAGCCGCCGTCGCGCGTGCGCTCATCACAAGGCCGCAACTGATTCTCGCCGATGAGCCGACCGGTGCCTTAGATTCCCGCGCCACCGAAGAGCTCCTAAAGCTATTTACCCAAATCAATGCGGAGGGACAAACGATTCTGATGGTGACCCACAGCATCAAAGCGGCCAGCCATGCCAAAAGGGTTCTCTTCATCAAGGACGGTGAGGTATTTCATCAGATTTACAAGGGTTCCCTGTCCAATGAAGAGATGTATCAGAAGATCTCCGACACCCTCACCATGATTGCGACGGGGGGTGTAAGAGATGCGTAAATTCTTCTATTCCAGGCTTGCCATCATGAATATCAAGAAGAGTTCCAAAACCTATGTCCCGTATCTATTCACCTATATCGGTACGGTCATGATGTATTACAATATGTATTTTTTGGCCGTCGCAAAGGATATCGGCAGCCAAAGCGACAGCCAATCTTTACGACAGATGTTGTTTTTTGGTGCGATGGTAATCGCCATCTTTTCCGTCATTTTCTTGTTTTATACCAACAGCTTCTTAATTAAAAGGCGCAAAAAGGAGTTTGGGCTCTTCAACATTCTGGGAATGGAGAAAAAGCATATTGCCCGGGTGATGACGGTTGAGACTTTGCTAATAACGCTCATAAGCCTCGTGGTAGGCCTTTTGGCGGGAATCCTTTTAAGCAAGCTGATGATTTTGCTGCTTTTTAAAATCATCTCCTTTCACGTCAGTTTCGGCTTTGAAATCCCGGCCCCTGCCGTCATTTCTACGGTTCTTTTGTTTTCCGGCATTTCGATCCTTAATCTGACGTATAATATCTTTCAAGTCTATCGCTCAAAGCCGATTCAGTTGTTAAAGGGCGGAAATGTAGGGGAGAGAGAGCCGAAGACGAAATGGATCTTAGCATCCGTCGGTCTTCTATCGCTTGGAATTGGATATAATATCGCATTAACGACGGAAACCCCGCTCGCCGCATTAAACAGGTTTTTCCTGGCGGTCCTTTTGGTGATCATCGGGACCTACGCCCTGTTTACGGCGGGAAGCGTGGCCGTTCTCAAAATGCTTCGGAGGAATAAAAGGTTTTATTACAAGGCGAACCACTTTATCTCCGTCTCCGGGATGATCTACCGCATGAAGCAAAACGCGGTGGGGCTTGCCAATATTGCGATCTTGTCAACGATGGTGATCGTGACCCTCTCGACGACCATTTCCCTGTATGTGGGAGTCGAAGATGTGTTACGGACACGATACCCCAGGGATGTGATGGTTGACGCCGCGAATGTCTCAGAGGAACAGATCAGCCGGATCGATGCGGTCATTGAAAGAGAGCTCGCTGCGTCAAAGATGACGCCAAAGAATGGCTTTCGTTATCGTTCCATGGAATGGATGACCATCCAGGACGGCAACCATTTTACCGCTGCCCAAAAAAGCGATTTTTCCCGCAGTCAGACGGCGTTCCTTCTATTGATACCCCTTGAGGATTACAATCGAATGGAGAAGAGATCCGTATCACTTTCAAGCGGCGAAGCGCTTCTTTATCCGCTGCGAGGAAAGATTGAGGGAGACACGATCAGCTTCAATGACTTTCGGCTTTCCATTAAAGAACGTCTCTCTTCCCTCAACACAAGAGGGGAACTAAATGGTATGCTCATCAATAGTTACCTGGTCGTTGTGGATAGTGTCGATACGATACTACGGATTAACCGTTCTCTTGAAGGAAATGAAAGTGCTATGAAAAATCTTTCCTATCATTACGGATTTGATGTGAACGGCGATCGAGATCAAAAAATAAATCTGATCAACACATTGCGAAGCGAGATGAAGAAGATCACCGAGAATCATAACGTAGACGGGATCGAAAGTTCACGAGACAGCTTTTTTACCCTTTATGGCGGGTTATTCTTCCTCGGCATCTTCTTAGGTCTCTTGTTTATCATGGCGACGGTGCTGATCATCTATTATAAGCAGATTGCGGAGGGGTATGAGGATCGGGAGCGTTTTGAAATTATGCAGAAGGTGGGCATGAGCCGCGCAGAAGTGAAGCGGGCGATCCGAACCCAGGTACTTGCGGTCTTCTTCTTACCCCTGGTTACGGCGGTGATTCATTTGGCGTTTGCTTTCAAGGTGATCACGAAATTGCTTAACGTCTTCAACCTCACGAACATCCCGCTTTTTGCTTTCTGTACCGCGATCACCATCCTTGTATTTGCCGGTTTTTACGTGTTTGTCTATATACTCACCGCGAGAACCTATTATAAGATTGTAAGTTTCGTCTCTGGTTAATATTAACGAACACCTTGTTGAGGATTCCTCTCGGGTGAGATTGGGGAGCTCCTGCATCCATTCTGGCGCTCCCCGATTCCCTTCTTCAGTCTTTTGGAATGTGGCGGCGGTGGTTGACGACAAACCCTTTGGCGGTGTTGGCTTGGAGGTGAAGGAGGAAGCTTAACACGGACCTTTTTCAAAGTAGGATCCTTTATGGTAGAATAATCTTAGTTGAAAAAACTTTTATCCGATTGAAGTGAGGGAAAATCCCATGGTTGATCTGGACAAGGCAATACCAATGGTGATTAAAGTCCTAAACGAGCAATTCTCCCCCTATTTTATTGTCTTGTTCGGTTCGTACGCAAATGGGAATCGAACCTCCGAGAGTGATTTGGATATTGCGTTTTTAAGTGAAAAAGAGAGTGATTCGTACACCCGTTTTTTAACCGCTCAGACCTTATCCGAAAAAATCGGAGTTCCTGTGGATCTGGTCGATCTTCAGGCTGCATCGACGGTTCTTCGCGCGCAAATCATGTCTACAGGAAAGATGATTGATGTAAAGGATCCGTTGAAGAAGGATAAATTTCACATGTATACATATTCCCAATACGCCCGACTGAATGAAGAACGGCGTCCCATTCTGGAGCGAATTGCGAAGGAGGGTAAAATTTTTGATCGATGACATCATCTTAAATAAAATACAAATCATCGAACGATGCCTGCTGCGCATTCGTGAAGAGTTTGAAGGAAATCCGGAGAATTTACGGAATTATACCAAGCAAGATTCGATTATCCTTAATCTTCAACGGGCAAGTGAGGCTAGCATCGATCTCGCCATGCATCTTGTGGCCAAGATGCGGTTGGGTCTGCCACAAACAAGCCGAGAAGCCTTTGATCTTTTATCCACTGCTCAAGTGATCTCCGAGGGATTGGCGAAGCGACTAAAGGGAATGGTGGGTTTTCGAAATATCGCAGTACATGATTATCAGCGGTTAGATCTGACGATTATCCAAAAAATCATTGAATTCCATCTCAATGATTTTGTTGCTTTTACGGAACAGGTATTGCGTTATAACAAAATCTAGGACAGACACCCGACGATTGCAATTTGGTTTGTGGCGGTTGACAGATTATTTTGTATGTACTAAAATTGCGTTAGATGATTAGATAGTAGTGTTTTGCAGTTTTTGATGGGTCTTCTCTTTCAATTGGCATGGTTTGGTTATGAAAATGACTCTCAATTGATAAATACCCGGCCGGGAGTAAACTGTTGGGTATAATTCGACGGTATTTCTCCTCATTTAAGATTCGAGGGTAACGATGAAACAGAATATCCGTGAACTTAATATTCTACGTGCAATTGCGGCTTTTATGGTCATTGCAATACATATTGTAAAATGTTGGAATTATTGAATCCTACCATGTAACTATTGATCTTGAAAATAAAAAATATAAAGCGACTAAAAACATTGGCGAAAAACTTTATAGTATTTTAAATAAGACAGAAAAGCAGCTGGAAATTCCCGTTAGCACATTTTCAACACAAACTACTGGATCTTATTCTGGTGGAGTAATTGCTACAACAGACGACCCTTTGGGAGTGGATGTTTGCCAGTCAAAACATAAATTGTGGTGGAGTGTCAATAGTAATAATTTATCCTCGTATGTTAATAGAGAGGCCTCCGCTTGGGCTGCAAATCCCTCTCTTTTTAAATACGCATTGGTATATTCTTGATAATTATTACACAGGATTAAATACAATTGATGGAGGCAGAACTGTTACAAGTTCTTCTTTTCATTCATACTATAATTATGATTTTGGCGATACTAATCAAAGAACGGACGTTTCGCATGAACTCACAATCTATGGTTACTATACTGGTAATTATGACTACTTTGTAGACTGGTCGGTAAGTGGTGAATATTCTGGATTATTAGATTTAGATATAACAACATATTAATTTCTGTAAAAAAAGCTAAGCCACTTTTTTAAATGTAGGCTTAATCAAATTATATGGTGGTTTAGTCAATTATTTAACTTGAATAATGCAAAGAAACTAGTACAATTTTATTCTTTGCTTTTTTCCAAGGAGTAAAGTTGTCATTGTCTGGATATAATTGACCGGGAATGTAAGAAGGGAAATGACTCACCTCTTGGCGACGCTCACGTTTGTTAGAAGTAAAGAAAGCGTGTTGATGTTCAGCCCTTCTGGCGTCTGGAAAAACATATTTTGCGGTTACCGTCGCTGTAGGGGCAAAAATATCCTAGTGCAAATGGATCAATTAAAAATCCGATTATGACATCAAGGGGTGAAAGGATATATGTTTAATCAATATCGTGAAGCGAGTTATTTCTGGGATATTGTAGGTCCGGTATCTTTACTTTTTTTTGCTATATTTTTAATATTATCTGTTTATGCTGTGAAGAAAAAATCGATTTTATTATTGCTGATTTCGGTTATCGTTACTGGAATTGTTACGTATATCACACTATGGTCTATTGGAAGGTATTTATTCGTCATCATGATACTACAACTCTTTGCACTTGGGTATATTACGTATAAAAAAGTTTAATAATTAATATAATTTAATTCCAAAAGCTTTACTGTGAGGTATGTTTAATGGATTAGGGTGGACCCTATTGTTGCTCGGAAACGAGCGGAATTTCACATATACACTTACTCCCAATACGACCGACTAAATGAAGAACGGCGTCCCATTCTGGAGCGAATAGCGAAGGAGGGTAAAATTTTTGATCGATGACGTTGGGTCTGCCGCAAACAAGCCGAGAAGCCTTTGATCTTTTATCCACTGCTCAAGTGATCTCCGAGGAATTGGCGAAGCGACTAAAGGGAATGGTGGGTTTTCGAAATATCGCAGTACATGATTATCAGCGGTTAGATCTTACGATTATCCAAAAAATCATTGAATTCCATCTCAATGATTTTGTTGCTTTTACGGAACAGGTATTGCGTTATAACAAAATCTAGTACAGACATCCGACGATTGCAATTTTGTTTGTGGCGGTTATCCTTTCACCATGTGTTTTGATTGTGGCCTGGCCCGCTCATTTCATCAAGGGTAAAGGCCCAAGGCCTTCGCTTCGCTCACCCTTGATTCATTCGCGGTCCAGGCATAGAAGGCGAATAAGGGGTGAAAGGAATTTTAGCAGTATTCCTTAACTGCTATAGCCAAATCAAGCCCGTTGTGGTACCCTTTTACTAGGTTTGTTGTATTCTCGCCAAGGATGATCGGCAGCGGGCTTGTGAGGGCTCCTCGCATGGCTCGCCTTTTCTTTTTGAGGAGGATTTTGGCGGTTGGGTTTTTCCACTTCTTCCAGCGGGTATTTCTCCCTTTTGTACCAGATGAACCGCTCTCCGTTTAAGGTTTCACGAATTTCAACATGAGTTTTCACAGGTATGGTTAATTTGTCGTTCTTCGCTGCGATCTTGTAGGTTTTTCCTCCGCAAGAAATAGTTTCCCCTGGGCCAATCGTACGTTTCTCTCGATAGCACAGGATCGTATTGATGTCTTGTCCTTCGCTCAAAGGGACATATGCATCTTCCGGATCAGCAGGCTGAACCGCAAAGAGTCGATTCGGAGTATAGACTCAAAGGGACTCCTTTTTGTTCGATCAGCTGTTTGAGTTACTCCCTCCTCTAAAATTTTTTTCTTTAGGCGAAAAACCTGACGAGTACTTAACTTCAATTCACTCGCAGCTTCGCTTACTGTGATAAGCCCGTTCATGTGCTTCATGATTACCGTATAACGCTTCAATTCTTTTTAGGTTAATGTCATTCTCTCCTGTCCCATAGTGACATTTTCTCTGAAGCGTTACGATATGACAATATCACAGACGTACAACAGAGTGATCGTGAACACTTGACTTTTTCTCTTCTATGTGCTAAAAATATAATCAGAATGTTCTGGTAACAATTCGTACCTCCATGGGGGGTGATATCCAATCTCGAGTCATCGAATTGGATATTCCCCTTATCGGTGCCTACTGCGGCTAGAACACAGACTAGGCGAAAGGAAAGTGATCTTGGTGGGAGGCATTAACCATCGGCCAACCAAAGGCGTGAGTGTGACAACGGCGCTCTCGGCACAATGCGCCTGGGCGATCGGTCAAGCCATTACCAACCTGTGGCAGGCGAACGGGGAACTAGAGAAGGCAATATTTCCGCAATCGGTAAGACGGACATCGCGCGACACATCGACGGCGTCACGGGAGATGCCGTCAGTCATCTTGAGCGAGCCATTGACTACTTGTATGCAACGCTTGACGGTGTTCATACTACCATTCACTCCTATGACGATCTCCTGACCCTCACTGATGAACTCGGTTATAAAGGAAATCCGTTGGCACCTCAAATCAGGGAATGGAACCTTCGGGAACTTCTTGAACAACATCTCTTTCTGATTCACTCTCGTGAGATGTGGGATGACATTGCCAGCCGCATTGAACAGCATAACTTGGTTGAATACTTCAAGTGGGAGCGCGATCAATTCTTCCGTGTAATCAAACCGCTGCAGGATCTGATTCAAGTCATGAATACGTGCAAAGAAGTTGCCGCAGTCGATCCCGACTTGTTCGTTAAAAGCGTCGAATTTAACCAAATTCCTCTTCGTCAATACTTTTTCCGGGTCTTTAACTTGTGGTCCTCGTTAGTCCTGATGGTAGAAGTGTCAACGAGTATTTCCACGGAGCTGTTCTATAGGGTTGAAGGCAACGGTTCTCTGACTGAGGTGCCTCCGATTCCTACCCGCGACGATATACTGCGGGAAGCGCCTGCTCGGGTTCCAGCAGTTTGGTAGCATTAAAGGAAGTGCGGCCGACGGCCCAGGTATAATCCTGGGCCTTTTCTTGGCGGAGGTTGGTGTCATTATGTTGATGGTTGAAGACTTAGTCAAACTTTATCCCGGCGGCCGAAAAGCCCTTAACGGATTTTCTCTCCATCTTCATGGAGGGGAACGGCTCATCCTCTTGGGACCCAATGGTGCCGGAAAGACAACTCTGATTAAGTGTATGACTGGTTTGATTATCCCAGATGGTGGTCGCATTATAATGAATCGTTTTGATGTCGTAAAATATCCAGAATACGCGTCCAAGGTGACCTCCGTAGTTTTTGAAGAGGTTAACAACTCCTACGCGTACCTGACTGTGTATGAGAACCTCCTGTATTTTTCTCTTTTAAATGGGATCTCTTTAAATGAGGCTCATCGTAAAGCCGAGAGAGTCCTAAAATTGGTCGGACTCCAGGAGCGGTCCCACTCATTGGCGCAGTCATTGTCTAGGGGTATGAAGCAAAAGCTTGCCATAGCCATTTCACTGATGAAAGACGCACCCATTCTGATCCTTGACGAGCCAACTCTTGGTCTCGATGTCGAATCACAACACCACATGAGACACTTGCTGAGCGATAATCTCTTGCCGGCGAGTTCGATGCTAATAACGACGCACGATATCCCATTCGCGTATGCCGTCGGCACGAGATTCATCATTATGAAACAGGGTGAAATCGTATGGGAGGGAACTAAAGCCGATATATCAACAGCGGCAGCATTGGAATCGCAGTTTCTTTCCATGACCGCCGAAGCCAATTAGTCCCGCACGGAGGTGCGTTCTATCGAATGTTGGCGGAAGTACTTCGCGCGATTCTATCATTTTTCTTGAAAAAGCGTGCCGAATTCCGGAGCTATTGGATTGATTTCCTAGTAGGTCTATGTATCAAGTTTATTTTCTTCTTGGGAACGTTGTATGCTATGCCAATTCAAGATGGGAACGAAGCGGTCACACGGATATTTGGCTTCAGCCTATGGTATTTGAGCGCTAACCTCGTAGCGAAACTAGGAAACAGTGCGCTCGAAGAAGCATATCTCGGTACAGTGGAGCAAGTCCTATCTACCCAGGCCAGAAAATGGCAGTTGCTGTGGGGTCTTATTGTGTCTGAAATCTTTTTTTCGCTTATTTGGGTATCAACATTTTTTGGTGTGGCTCTTGTCATTGTCGGGATACCAACCTTTTGGAGTGGAGTCAAACAGACAGCATTCATTGCCATTGCTTACGGATTCGTTGGCCTGCTTGGTATGGTTGGCGTGGGTTTGGTGATGCTCGGCTTGTCCTTGCGATTTAAGCGGGTCGGAGCAATTACGGAAATTGTGCTATATTATCTGCTTGTTTTTTCTGGCTTTTTCCTTCCACCAAAATTTATTCCTGAGACATTTCACTTTTTCAACGTGATGTCGCCACTTGCGTGGTTTGTGAAGGGAATGCTCAATGGTGTGAACGAGATAGCCTATGCCATTCTTGTGTCCGCATTGTGGCTTTTGCTGGGAGTGGTGATATTGAAGTCTCAATGGAATTGGGCGCGGCGCACAGGTCGTCTTAGTAGCTACGTCTAAACTTCTCAGCAGTTTCGCATTCGCCTGTATCCTGACCCGCTGCACCAACATCGATGCCGACTGAAGGACGACCGCCCGGACGCGTGGCGCCGGTGACGGGTGGGTCGCGAGGCATCGGGCCCGCGATCGCCAAGACGCTCGCGGAAGAAGGCGCGCGCGTCGCCGTCGCGCCGGGATCGATCCGCCATCCGGGCGGTAGCTGGGACCGGCGGATGAGGGAAAACCCGGAAGCGATGCGCGCCTTCGTGGAAGCCAACATCCCCAGCGGGCGGTTCGGCACGCCGGAAGAGGTGACCAACGTCGTCGTCTTTCTGGCGTCGCCGAAGGCGTCGTGGACCGTCGGCACGACGGTCGTCGTCGACGGCGGGCAGTCGAAGATGTTTTAGCTGCTAAAGCGATAACAAAATAGAAGGCGCCATCCGTCAACGGAGGATCCGACAGCCGCGGCCCGCCGATTGGCGGAAGAAATCGTTCAAAACGGGCCGCTTGCCGTCGCCCAGGCCAAATTCGCCGTCGACCGCGGGCTCGAGGGCGATCTTCAAACGGGGCTGGACATTGTCGGTTATAGTCTGATGGTCTTTTCGGCTGGGATGGGTTTTGTTGCGGGTTCCCTTATCTTGACATTTATAGCTAAACATATAGGAACAAAATGGCTGATAGGCATTGGTAGGTTTTTATCTGCATTTGGCTACCTTATCTATGCTTTAGCACCTAATTTTTATTGGGCATTGGGTGGTCTCATTATTTTAGGATTATTCGGTGCGATGGCAAGTATAGGTTTTACCACATATATCCAAAATCAAGTTCCCCTTTCAATGATGGGACGGATTAATAATGTGATCGG
The DNA window shown above is from Thermicanus aegyptius DSM 12793 and carries:
- a CDS encoding response regulator transcription factor encodes the protein MYKVMIVEDDLTIARAIKDHLCKWDYDVTYVTDFKNITEQVIRFLPHLVLLDVVLPFFNGFYWCGEIRKISKVPIIFISSAGDNMNIVMAINMGGDDFIVKPFDLNVLTAKVGALMRRTYSFQGQINVIEHRGILLNLSDATLIYRDQKIELTKNEFKILQLLMENIGKVVSREEIMQRLWENDAFVDDNTLTVNIARLRKKLAESGLDHFITTKKGLGYMVE
- a CDS encoding sensor histidine kinase, with protein sequence MKEWISIVGAYLKGNRINLIVILASYGIFLLVFSLYALPFEAVGYAVLLTTVFLIIIGSVHLISFYRKHIILTKLRNSIAMTDVRFPLARDLIEKDYQELVHILDQKRTEMMSEKEKAFAEMVDYYTTWAHQIKTPIAAMRLLLQSEPSDANQELLDQLSKVEQYVEMALQYMRMENMSGDLLFKRYPLDDLVKQAVRKTSKSFIRKKIKLNYEHVNRPVLTDEKWLVFVIEQILSNSLKYTPEGGEISIYVEDSPLTLVIEDTGIGIEEEDLPRVFEKGFTGYNGRLDKKSTGIGLYLCKRILDKLNHTIRIESAVGRGTKVKIGLDHPDILAE
- a CDS encoding ABC transporter ATP-binding protein — protein: MSLLEVRNLKKIYTTRFGGNPVLALSNVSFSVEQGEYVAIMGESGSGKTTLLNMIAALDKPTGGEILLNGKSILSIKEKEISAFRRDHLGFVFQDFNLLDTFSIQDNIFLPLVLAGKTYEEMNARLAPIAKKLGISDILMKYPYEVSGGQKQRAAVARALITRPQLILADEPTGALDSRATEELLKLFTQINAEGQTILMVTHSIKAASHAKRVLFIKDGEVFHQIYKGSLSNEEMYQKISDTLTMIATGGVRDA
- a CDS encoding ABC transporter permease — its product is MRKFFYSRLAIMNIKKSSKTYVPYLFTYIGTVMMYYNMYFLAVAKDIGSQSDSQSLRQMLFFGAMVIAIFSVIFLFYTNSFLIKRRKKEFGLFNILGMEKKHIARVMTVETLLITLISLVVGLLAGILLSKLMILLLFKIISFHVSFGFEIPAPAVISTVLLFSGISILNLTYNIFQVYRSKPIQLLKGGNVGEREPKTKWILASVGLLSLGIGYNIALTTETPLAALNRFFLAVLLVIIGTYALFTAGSVAVLKMLRRNKRFYYKANHFISVSGMIYRMKQNAVGLANIAILSTMVIVTLSTTISLYVGVEDVLRTRYPRDVMVDAANVSEEQISRIDAVIERELAASKMTPKNGFRYRSMEWMTIQDGNHFTAAQKSDFSRSQTAFLLLIPLEDYNRMEKRSVSLSSGEALLYPLRGKIEGDTISFNDFRLSIKERLSSLNTRGELNGMLINSYLVVVDSVDTILRINRSLEGNESAMKNLSYHYGFDVNGDRDQKINLINTLRSEMKKITENHNVDGIESSRDSFFTLYGGLFFLGIFLGLLFIMATVLIIYYKQIAEGYEDRERFEIMQKVGMSRAEVKRAIRTQVLAVFFLPLVTAVIHLAFAFKVITKLLNVFNLTNIPLFAFCTAITILVFAGFYVFVYILTARTYYKIVSFVSG
- the mntA gene encoding type VII toxin-antitoxin system MntA family adenylyltransferase antitoxin yields the protein MVDLDKAIPMVIKVLNEQFSPYFIVLFGSYANGNRTSESDLDIAFLSEKESDSYTRFLTAQTLSEKIGVPVDLVDLQAASTVLRAQIMSTGKMIDVKDPLKKDKFHMYTYSQYARLNEERRPILERIAKEGKIFDR
- the hepT gene encoding type VII toxin-antitoxin system HepT family RNase toxin, which encodes MIDDIILNKIQIIERCLLRIREEFEGNPENLRNYTKQDSIILNLQRASEASIDLAMHLVAKMRLGLPQTSREAFDLLSTAQVISEGLAKRLKGMVGFRNIAVHDYQRLDLTIIQKIIEFHLNDFVAFTEQVLRYNKI
- a CDS encoding ABC transporter ATP-binding protein, yielding MLMVEDLVKLYPGGRKALNGFSLHLHGGERLILLGPNGAGKTTLIKCMTGLIIPDGGRIIMNRFDVVKYPEYASKVTSVVFEEVNNSYAYLTVYENLLYFSLLNGISLNEAHRKAERVLKLVGLQERSHSLAQSLSRGMKQKLAIAISLMKDAPILILDEPTLGLDVESQHHMRHLLSDNLLPASSMLITTHDIPFAYAVGTRFIIMKQGEIVWEGTKADISTAAALESQFLSMTAEAN
- a CDS encoding ABC transporter permease, producing MLAEVLRAILSFFLKKRAEFRSYWIDFLVGLCIKFIFFLGTLYAMPIQDGNEAVTRIFGFSLWYLSANLVAKLGNSALEEAYLGTVEQVLSTQARKWQLLWGLIVSEIFFSLIWVSTFFGVALVIVGIPTFWSGVKQTAFIAIAYGFVGLLGMVGVGLVMLGLSLRFKRVGAITEIVLYYLLVFSGFFLPPKFIPETFHFFNVMSPLAWFVKGMLNGVNEIAYAILVSALWLLLGVVILKSQWNWARRTGRLSSYV
- a CDS encoding SDR family oxidoreductase, with amino-acid sequence MAPVTGGSRGIGPAIAKTLAEEGARVAVAPGSIRHPGGSWDRRMRENPEAMRAFVEANIPSGRFGTPEEVTNVVVFLASPKASWTVGTTVVVDGGQSKMF
- a CDS encoding MFS transporter, whose protein sequence is MAEEIVQNGPLAVAQAKFAVDRGLEGDLQTGLDIVGYSLMVFSAGMGFVAGSLILTFIAKHIGTKWLIGIGRFLSAFGYLIYALAPNFYWALGGLIILGLFGAMASIGFTTYIQNQVPLSMMGRINNVIGFFQQGLSIVFILAGGFLVSEYGIRILMVCTTILMLILSIILTGMILTEKRNSLFKDEIK